A region of the Candidatus Marsarchaeota archaeon genome:
AAGCCGCCGCCGCTGGTGCCGCACATCGCGCGCACTCCCGCGCTCGCCGCGCCTATCGTCATGTTTATGGCTGCTATCTCGTCCTCTGTTTGCTTGAACAGAACGCCGAGATTCTCGTGCTTGGCAAACCATTCGAGTATGCTGCTGGCGGGCGTCATCGGATATGCGGCATAGAACTTGCAGCCCGCTGCATATGCCCCAAGAGCCAGCGCCTCGTTCCCGTCAATGAGGTAGCGCGCCTTCGGCGCGCTCGCGATCTCAATCTTTTTGCCAAGCGCAACATTGGACTCGAAGCCGTAGCCGAGATTGACGGCATCGACATTCGGTTTGACGATATCTGGCTTTAGCCTGAATGCGTTGGCCACGGCCTTGTCTATTACGTCCCTGTCAACGCCGATGAGCTTGCAGACGAAGCCTATCGCCACGCTGTTCCTGTAGATGAAAGAGCCGCCGCTCTGCACCGCCATGTCTGTGAGCGGCATGCTCACTGCCTGTACATCCTGCCTCGCCCTGGCTGCTTCCTCGATGCCCGGCACTTTGCTGTCGTATACTACAATGCCGTTCTTTGCGACGAGGCGCATGTTGCTCTCCAACGAGTCCTTGGTGAGCGCTATGAGCACGTCTATACTGTCGCCGTACGAATAAAGCTTGTCTGGCGAGGCGCGGACCTGCTGCCAGACGTTGCCACCGCGTATGACCGACTGGTAACCCCTGTACGCGAAGACATGGAGCCCGCTGTGCCCGAGCAGCCTTGCAAGGAGCTGCCCTGTAGAATCAATGCCGTCGCCATTCGCACCCCCTATCCTGACAGAAACGCTCTCAGCCATAAGAACACCAAAACCAATACATGCCAGATTGCCACCCAAGCATTTTATTGATTTCGGAATGTCAGGCTGATGCAGCCATTAAATGCCACGGCTTGAATCATTTTTCAACGCCAAGCCGCCAAAGAACGAACGCTGCTTTGTCTGCCGCAGACTCAGCATAAGTGGCGACGGTTGCGCCAGCCCCATGCCCGAGGTTCCTTTCCGTCTTGATAAGCACCAGGCCGTCCCTATTATAATCAAGCATCTTAGCCGCCATTTTCCGTGCGTGCATCGGGTCGACGCGGTCATCGTTCTCTGCAGACATGAACAATATAGGGGGATAGCGCTGGCCCTTCTTCAGGTTATGGTAGGGCGAATACTTGAGCAGGTACTTAAATTCATCCTCCTTTTCAGGGTTCCCATACTCGCTTATCCACAGCTGTCCGCCAGCGAATTTGGGAAACCTTATCATATCAAGAAGCGGCGCTGAGCAGACAACCACCTCGAACAGGTCAGGCCGCTGCACCATGCATGCGGCGACGAGCAGTCCGCCGTTGCTCCCTCCAATAATGGCCAGCCTGTCCTTGCTAGTGTACTTGTTCGCGATCAGAAATTCCGCCGCACAAATAAAGTCATCGAAGGTGTTCTGCTTGTTCTCTAGCATTCCGGCCCTGTGCCATTTCTCCCCGAATTCTCCGCCGCCTCTAATGTTGGCGGAGGCGCAGACGACGCCATGCTCGATAAGCGCCATGTACAACGAACTGAAAACCGGCAGTTCGGGGACTGCAAATCCTCCATAGCCCGTCAATAGCACTGGATTTTTGCCATCTAAGGCAAGCCCTCTTTTGTTTGCGACCGACATAGGTATTTCAGTGCCGTCTCTCGACTTGTACCATACCTGCTTAAGCTCAAAGTCGTCGCTGTCAATGTTAGCCTTGGATCGTTCAAGTTCCTCCAAAGAAGGTTTTCCTATATCAAGCATGTAGTGGGTAGCGGGTTTTATTGTCGATTCGTGTATTAGGAACGCTCTAGTTCCGTCAGGTTCTACAGCCATTCCAGAGACGACCCCGATAGATGGCAACTCAACTTCTTTCAGGTTCTTGCCATCTGCGTCGCAGACAAATATCCTTTCGTTAACATTGTCCAAGTAAATGGCAATAGCCCTGTCGCCAGACACTACAAATTCATCGAGGACGCCATCGCTCTCTTTCAATACCTCTTGCCATCCCTCTACTCCTGGATTGTCAATTTTGAATTTCACAACCCTGCCGTTCGGTGCCTCGTAGTCCGTTAGCATATATATTGAGCCCCCTACGACATCCAGCACTCTTGACTTCGCATCCAACCCTACAACAAAGGGCATTATCCCGGAATCTGAGTCAAGGTCCTTATAATAGATGTCAGTCTTCGACCATCCGGTTGATTTGTATATAAACAAATAGTTCGAGTGCCTCGGCACGTACACATCAACAATGAACGTCTGGATGTCCTTTTCAAAGAGCGGTGTGTCGCTGCCCGAATCAGTTCCGAGCCTGTGGAAGTAGACTCTGTACGCATACTTTCTGTCCACCTCGCTGTTGGGATCGTTTCCCCTAGTATAATAGAAGCCTGATCCGTCTGGCAGCCATGCGGCTTCTAAATATCTGACGTCGCTGATGACATCGGGCATCTTCTTGCCTGAATTCAGGTCCAGCACGTACGTGTCGCCTCTGTCACTGCCTCCCTTAGAGACTGAATATGCTATCTTGCCCCCGTCCCTTGAGATGTACATGCTCTGCAGGGAGAGGGTGCCGTCCTCGCTGAATGTGTTAGGATCAAGAGCCAGCCTTTCTTTACCCTCAAGGCCGTCTCTATAATAAATAGCAGCGAATTTCTGCCCGGGCCTTTTTCTGGTCTGGAAATATCGATATCTGGCCCGCCCATCGCCGAGCTTGTACGGCCTGAAGACTCCAAAAAAATCTATATCTGTCAATTCAAGTATCCTGTCCCTTATTCTGTCTCTGAGCGGCAGCCCGCTGAGGAGATTCATGGCGCGCTTGTCCTGCCCATCCACGAATTCCTTAGTTCTTGCGCTACCGGCGTCCTCTAGCCACCTATACTCATCAGTTATTTTTATTCCATGAAGCGTTTCTGTAACGCCGCCATCATCAGCCATCGGACCACTAAGTAATATGAGTGGACCCTGCGGGATTTGCACCCGCGACCCCCTCGTTGCGAACGAGGTGCTCTGCTACTGAGCCAAGGGCCCGGTTCTAACTTTGGTATATGAAGCGCGAGCGTATTTATTACTTGCTTGCATCGTACTCAACAAGCCGTTCCGACTAAGGTCAAACCTTTTATACTTATCCTTTGAAGGTTAAACTATGTCCGACACGTCTGGAATTGGGAAATTGAGAACAGCTATGCTGCTGTACCTGATCGGGTCTATACTCGGCATTGTTGGCTACATCTACGGGGTTTCGCAGGCGTTGGGCGGCGGCGCAGTTCCGGTCACATCTAACTTTGCTGCGCTCATACCCTATCTGGCAATTTTTATAATCGGCCTTGTGCTTGCAATACTTGCGGTCTTTTACATGAGGTCCGGGTTCTCTATCCTGGCGCGCAGCAACAGCAACTACAAGCTGGGCGCTACGGGCGCGCTCCTTGACCTAATCGGCATCATACTAGTTGTGCTTGCAGTGATTGTCATATTCGTCTCTCTTCTGTCGCTTTCGTCTGCATCGCCCAGCAGCGGCCTCAGCGCAGTGGGAGTAGGCATAGGCGGCAGCTTGGCTGCCCTGGCGCTGTTCGGCATAGGCGGACTGCTTGCCTTCATCGGCACAATACTGCTGGTGGTAGGGTTCTACCGAATCGGCTCGGATTCCAACAGCGGAATAGTGAAGGCCGGAGCAATACTCTACCTGCTGATACCGTTCATAGGCGTGATACTGCTGTACATAGGGCTGAAGGACGCACAGCGCGGTACGCCAAGTTCTGGTCAGGGCGCAGCAGGCCAGTAAATGCAGCGTTAAGGCAGGAACCGGCATGTGATCGAAAATGGCATCCTCCAAATCTGGCAGCGCCCGCGGCGCAGCACCGGCTCGCCCGGTTCCAGGTATAGACAAGCTTCGCTTAGGCACATTGCTGGGCATCATAGCCAGCTTAGTCATAATAGCTGCGGCCGCCATGCTCTATATCAGCGCCATCGCTTCTACTGTGTTTTTGGGTCTTGCAAGCATCAACGCAACGACAGGCACCACGTCGGGTATCGCATCAAGCTCGCCGTCAGGCATTTCTGCTATATGGGTCTTCATCCCATTCTTCGCCACCCTCGCGATAGGGCTGATATTGTGGGCGGCGGCGCTGCTTGAGCTGCGCACCGGGTTTAGGGCCCTTGCCTCTAAGGACCGCAGATACCGTCTCGGCCACATCGGGGCGCTGATTGGTATCATAGGATTTGTCCTTACACTTGTGTTCGCGGCACTGCTCCTGCCCATATCCACATACCCGCCAGCTTACGTCGGTCAGTTTATGGCAATCGGGTTTATTTGCATAGTCGTCGGACTTATTATCGGCGCCATAGGCCTGCTGGCCGAGCTACTCACGCTCTACAGGCTGGGCTCGCAGTACAACAACTCAATGGTCGAGGTGGGCGCCATACTCTCGATCTTCATAGGGCTCATAGGGCTGATCATCCTGTACATGGGGCTTGACGACCTGGCCAAGTGAGTTTCTAGTCTAATCCCGGTAACGCGTTTTCTCTTCTGCATGCTCTACCCTAACATGCCGATTATCTGCTCTGTGGTCCTGAGCCTGCCTATCCGCGGGAATATGAACTTCAGCGTTGCGTTGTGCTCCTCTTCCGTGGTTGCTGACATAGCGTCGACAGCGAACACCTGGTTGTAGCCGTGCTGGTAGGCCTCCCTCGCAGTGGTCTCAACGCCTATGTTCGTCGATATGCCGCACAGTACAATCGTGTCTATGCCCCTGCGCCTGAGCTGCAGGTCAAGCTCCGTGCCGTGGAATGCGCCCCACTGCCTCTTGGTTATTACTATGTCGCCCTGCACTGGCTTTATCTCGTCCATGAAGTCGGCCCAATCAGCGGGCCTCTCGCCCTGCCACTGCATCTTCTGGTCAGCTATGGGTGAGAGCGTATCCTTGCCGTCGATGCTTGTAACATGCACCAGGAACACTGGCGCTCTGGCCTCCCTGAACTTGCTGACGAGCTTCGCTACGTTCGCCACAACCTCATTTGCGCTGTGCGGTGCAAGCTGCCTTGCCATACCTGCTATTCCCTTCTGTATATCTATCACGACAAGCGCGGTCTTATTCCTATCGAGAGTGTCTGCCATCAAATCACACTCTTAATCGCACAGAAAAATATTTACGCGGCGCGCTGGAAGCGCAGTAGTGCCTGTTTTAAAATACTGCGGTGCAATACATTAAGCGTGACACTATGGCAGGTGGAAAAGGGCATGATAAGAAGCTCGCAGCACTTCTCTCCAGGATTGTAGCTGACATACGCCCTTCCGAGTCCGAAATAGCAGCTGCCAGCAGGTACTCGAACGAGCTGATGGGCAGGCTGAGGCGCGTCCTGCCAAAAGACGTCGAGATAATACTCGCGGGCTCTGTTGCGCGCGGCACGCAGATACGCGGCGCGTCTGACATAGACATATTCCTGCTCTTCCCGAAGGGCGTGCAGGAGCGCACCATGGAAGCAGAGGCGCTCAGGGTCGCAAAGAAGATCGTGTCAAGGAAGGACGGCGAAAGCTACGAGATAAACTATGCGGAGCATCCCTACCTCAAGCTCATAAACAGAAAACTTGGATTCACTGCCGACATAGTGCCGGCATTCAAGATACGCGACGCGGGCGACATGGGCACATCGGTGGACCGCACGCAGCTCCACAACGAGTTCGTGAAGGCGCACCTGGGCGTGCGCCAGCTCGATGACGTAAGGCTGCTCAAGCATTTCCTTGACAGCCACAGGATATACGGCGCCGAGGCGCGCGTCTCTGGTTTCTCCGGCTATCTCTGCGAGCTTCTCATATATCATTACGGTTCATTCATTGCCGCAATAGAGAAGCTCTCCGCCCTGAAGCTCCCTCTCGTGATACGCATACTGGGCAACAAGGAGGTCACTGACAGCAGAGAAGTCGAGGCTGCGCTCAAGCGCTTTGGCTCGCGGTTCATAGTCATAGACCCGACGGACAGCAACAGGAATGTCGCGGCCAATGTCTCAATCGAGTCTCTCTCCAGGCTGGTGATGGCGTCTAGGATGCTGCTGCGCAGCCCTTCCGTCAAATCATTCTATGGACCGAAGATTGCAGATATCGCTTCTCGTGCATGGCTCTCGCAGCTCATCAAGAGCTATGGCTTCGACGTCCACACGATAGCTGTAAAGCTGCCGAGCATATCAGAAGACACGCTCTGGCCGCAGCTCAAGCGCCTTGCCGGGTCGATTTCCGGAAGGATGGAGAGCGAGGGCTTCAAGCCGTTGCTTTCACTGCAGTACATGGACGGCAACGAAGCGATAATGTCGTTCGTCACTAACAGGACGGAAATGAATGCGAGGGTGGTGGAAGGCCCACCAGTCGGCATGGCCGAGGGTGCAGAGCTTTTCTACAAGAAGCACAAGCACGGATCAAATGTCTCGATCGAGGGCGAGCGCCTCTTCTCGCTGGAGAGCGCCCAGTTTCCAAATGCTCATGAACTGCTGTCTCGTCTCCTAACAGATAGTAAGTTCGGCTTCCCGTCGCACATAGGCAAGAAGCACGCGCCGAGGCGCGCGTCTCTGGTTTCTCCGGCTATCTCTGCGAGCTTCTCATATATCATTACGGTTCATTCATTGCCGCAATAGAGAAGCTCTCCGCCCTGAAGCTCCCTCTCGTGATACGCATACTGGGCAACAAGGAGGTCACTGACAGCAGAGAAGTCGAGGCTGCGCTCAAGCGCTTTGGCTCGCGGTTCATAGTCATAGACCCGACGGACAGCAACAGGAATGTCGCGGCCAATGTCTCAATCGAGTCTCTCTCCAGGCTGGTGATGGCGTCTAGGATGCTGCTGCGCAGCCCTTCCGTCAAATCATTCTATGGACCGAAGATTGCAGATATCGCTTCTCGTGCATGGCTCTCGCAGCTCATCAAGAGCTATGGCTTCGACGTCCACACGATAGCTGTAAAGCTGCCGAGCATATCAGAAGACACGCTCTGGCCGCAGCTCAAGCGCCTTGCCGGGTCGATTTCCGGAAGGATGGAGAGCGAGGGCTTCAAGCCGTTGCTTTCACTGCAGTACATGGACGGCAACGAAGCGATAATGTCGTTCGTCACTAACAGGACGGAAATGAATGCGAGGGTGGTGGAAGGCCCACCAGTCGGCATGGCCGAGGGTGCAGAGCTTTTCTACAAGAAGCACAAGCACGGATCAAATGTCTCGATCGAGGGCGAGCGCCTCTTCTCGCTGGAGAGCGCCCAGTTTCCAAATGCTCATGAACTGCTGTCTCGTCTCCTAACAGATAGTAAGTTCGGCTTCCCGTCGCACATAGGCAAGAAGCACGCGCACCTCTTTATCGGCGCACTGCCGGAGAGATACGCTAAGATGCTGCGCCTCGCGTACGAGATAAAGATGAACGTATAAGTCAGAGCTTGTACCTGTTGCCGCTCCTTGCCATGCCTGCAAGCGCTCTGATTTTGTCGTGTGATTTCAGCTTCGGGGCCGTTGCCTTCTTTCCCGAAGCCCTTAGAGTTATGTAACGTTTGACAAGTTCATACTCGCTCCGCTCCTCAATCTCATAAATTTCGCTGGCCAGTCCATCCATCGACAATCCGCAGTAGTCGAGGGCCTCAGAGATTATGTTCTCCCTTATTTTCTCTGCATGGTATTTCCTTGCAGCTAGCCTCACGACAAGCCTCTTCAGGCTCAACCTTGTGATTACGGCAATGTCGCACTTTATGCCGAGATCCGGAGCCAGATGGCCTACCACTACGGCAAGCCCTTTCGCCGCGCCTATGCGCCTCTTCACTGCGCTGGCGAGCCTTTTCATGTCAACTTCCTTGGAGCCGTGCCACGTTTTGCCTGTATAGAGCCCAAGCTCCCTTGCAACATCGTTTATCTCTATGACCGAAGGATTTTCTATGTGCAGGGCAAGCGTCCTTGCGAATGTGCTCTTGCCCGTGCCGGGCGTGCCTGTAACCACGACCACAAGCCTGCTGCCATTACTTCGAGGCAAAGGTCATCACTCCGTCGAGCAGGCCGTTGACCTCGTCGCGCGCCGCATCTATCGTCACTATTGCGTTCGGCTGCAGATTCACCCTTATCACGTAGTTCTTTGCGTTCGTGCTGAAAAGCCATTCGCCTATGTTGTAGTTCCTGTACGTGCGGCTGAAGTCCGCCACGACAGTCGACGCGGCCACGAGCTTCTGCACCAGAGACAGCACTGAGTTGTCGACGCTGCTTATGTAGAACACCTCGTCGCGCGTCTCGTCCCTGTCCATCGCGTCAGGCTTTATCATTGGCACGCTGTTCTGCTTGGCCTGCAGCGAGATGTTCTGGCCGAGCTGCTTGGTTATGGAATCGCACTTCAGCGCATCACTCTCGAAGCTCTTGCGCTCCTCTGGCATGCTGTCTATGGTCTCAGAGACGTAGTTGTCTATGTCCTCGCGTATGTTGTCAATGGTCGTATTGAGGTTGGCCGTGCCGGAATACCTGCCAGGACTGGCAAGGAGGCCGCGCAGCGACATGTTGTATTTCTGCTTCACTGTGGGCTCTACCGAGTCTATGAGAATCCCGGCAGGCTCGCTCCAGTTGTCAGGCATCAAGACACCGTTATTTATAGCCAAGCTCATATTAAAAAACTTGCTTAGGTGAGGCATTGGAAGACGATGCGCAGGTTAGGAAGCGCATAGAGAAGGACCTTGCGCTGTTCGAAGAGTCGGTGCGCGGCATCAAAGCGCAGCCGGGCGGCCAGGCCAAGGTGCTAGAGCTCGCGAAGATGTACGCCTCTGACTCAAGGAGCTTCCTGGACAAGGGAGACCTATACACATCGTTTTCAGCAATAGCATACGCCCACGGGCTCATAGAC
Encoded here:
- a CDS encoding prolyl oligopeptidase family serine peptidase, coding for MADDGGVTETLHGIKITDEYRWLEDAGSARTKEFVDGQDKRAMNLLSGLPLRDRIRDRILELTDIDFFGVFRPYKLGDGRARYRYFQTRKRPGQKFAAIYYRDGLEGKERLALDPNTFSEDGTLSLQSMYISRDGGKIAYSVSKGGSDRGDTYVLDLNSGKKMPDVISDVRYLEAAWLPDGSGFYYTRGNDPNSEVDRKYAYRVYFHRLGTDSGSDTPLFEKDIQTFIVDVYVPRHSNYLFIYKSTGWSKTDIYYKDLDSDSGIMPFVVGLDAKSRVLDVVGGSIYMLTDYEAPNGRVVKFKIDNPGVEGWQEVLKESDGVLDEFVVSGDRAIAIYLDNVNERIFVCDADGKNLKEVELPSIGVVSGMAVEPDGTRAFLIHESTIKPATHYMLDIGKPSLEELERSKANIDSDDFELKQVWYKSRDGTEIPMSVANKRGLALDGKNPVLLTGYGGFAVPELPVFSSLYMALIEHGVVCASANIRGGGEFGEKWHRAGMLENKQNTFDDFICAAEFLIANKYTSKDRLAIIGGSNGGLLVAACMVQRPDLFEVVVCSAPLLDMIRFPKFAGGQLWISEYGNPEKEDEFKYLLKYSPYHNLKKGQRYPPILFMSAENDDRVDPMHARKMAAKMLDYNRDGLVLIKTERNLGHGAGATVATYAESAADKAAFVLWRLGVEK
- a CDS encoding DUF973 family protein — its product is MSDTSGIGKLRTAMLLYLIGSILGIVGYIYGVSQALGGGAVPVTSNFAALIPYLAIFIIGLVLAILAVFYMRSGFSILARSNSNYKLGATGALLDLIGIILVVLAVIVIFVSLLSLSSASPSSGLSAVGVGIGGSLAALALFGIGGLLAFIGTILLVVGFYRIGSDSNSGIVKAGAILYLLIPFIGVILLYIGLKDAQRGTPSSGQGAAGQ
- a CDS encoding DUF973 family protein, with translation MASSKSGSARGAAPARPVPGIDKLRLGTLLGIIASLVIIAAAAMLYISAIASTVFLGLASINATTGTTSGIASSSPSGISAIWVFIPFFATLAIGLILWAAALLELRTGFRALASKDRRYRLGHIGALIGIIGFVLTLVFAALLLPISTYPPAYVGQFMAIGFICIVVGLIIGAIGLLAELLTLYRLGSQYNNSMVEVGAILSIFIGLIGLIILYMGLDDLAK
- a CDS encoding hydrolase, coding for MADTLDRNKTALVVIDIQKGIAGMARQLAPHSANEVVANVAKLVSKFREARAPVFLVHVTSIDGKDTLSPIADQKMQWQGERPADWADFMDEIKPVQGDIVITKRQWGAFHGTELDLQLRRRGIDTIVLCGISTNIGVETTAREAYQHGYNQVFAVDAMSATTEEEHNATLKFIFPRIGRLRTTEQIIGMLG
- the cca gene encoding CCA tRNA nucleotidyltransferase, with the protein product MAGGKGHDKKLAALLSRIVADIRPSESEIAAASRYSNELMGRLRRVLPKDVEIILAGSVARGTQIRGASDIDIFLLFPKGVQERTMEAEALRVAKKIVSRKDGESYEINYAEHPYLKLINRKLGFTADIVPAFKIRDAGDMGTSVDRTQLHNEFVKAHLGVRQLDDVRLLKHFLDSHRIYGAEARVSGFSGYLCELLIYHYGSFIAAIEKLSALKLPLVIRILGNKEVTDSREVEAALKRFGSRFIVIDPTDSNRNVAANVSIESLSRLVMASRMLLRSPSVKSFYGPKIADIASRAWLSQLIKSYGFDVHTIAVKLPSISEDTLWPQLKRLAGSISGRMESEGFKPLLSLQYMDGNEAIMSFVTNRTEMNARVVEGPPVGMAEGAELFYKKHKHGSNVSIEGERLFSLESAQFPNAHELLSRLLTDSKFGFPSHIGKKHAPRRASLVSPAISASFSYIITVHSLPQ
- a CDS encoding AAA family ATPase codes for the protein MPRSNGSRLVVVVTGTPGTGKSTFARTLALHIENPSVIEINDVARELGLYTGKTWHGSKEVDMKRLASAVKRRIGAAKGLAVVVGHLAPDLGIKCDIAVITRLSLKRLVVRLAARKYHAEKIRENIISEALDYCGLSMDGLASEIYEIEERSEYELVKRYITLRASGKKATAPKLKSHDKIRALAGMARSGNRYKL
- a CDS encoding DUF357 domain-containing protein, which codes for MEDDAQVRKRIEKDLALFEESVRGIKAQPGGQAKVLELAKMYASDSRSFLDKGDLYTSFSAIAYAHGLIDALKAMEGIE